A DNA window from Bradyrhizobium barranii subsp. barranii contains the following coding sequences:
- a CDS encoding class I SAM-dependent methyltransferase — MDDWIDYYDSTHTIYVSKLHRDLHFQIIARDIIGYISSPEATVLDYACGEALSASQVAAACGKLILAEPAPGVRGRLIARFAPNTKIRVRSLDDVRKMQDQSIDLAVMNSVAQYMTPDELDAALVNIRRLLTPSGKLVLGDILQPNVGMFRDVMALLSFGLRHGFLKDALIGLISTALSDYRHLRTRIGLQRYGEDEIVAKLTAAGFAVQRAHTNIGHNRWRMTFIARPPLVR, encoded by the coding sequence ATGGACGATTGGATCGATTATTACGACTCCACGCATACGATCTATGTCAGCAAGCTGCATCGCGACTTGCACTTCCAGATCATCGCGCGGGACATCATCGGCTACATCTCATCGCCCGAGGCGACCGTGCTCGACTATGCCTGCGGCGAGGCGCTGTCGGCGAGCCAGGTCGCCGCGGCCTGCGGCAAGCTGATTCTCGCCGAGCCCGCCCCCGGCGTGCGTGGCCGGCTGATCGCCCGATTTGCCCCGAACACCAAGATCCGCGTCCGCTCCCTCGACGACGTCCGCAAAATGCAGGACCAGTCGATCGACCTCGCGGTGATGAACTCGGTCGCGCAATACATGACGCCGGACGAGCTCGATGCCGCGCTTGTCAACATCCGGCGATTGCTGACCCCATCCGGCAAGCTCGTGCTCGGAGATATCTTGCAGCCCAATGTCGGCATGTTCAGGGATGTGATGGCGCTGCTCAGCTTCGGCCTGCGTCACGGCTTCCTGAAGGACGCGCTGATCGGGCTGATCAGCACCGCGCTGTCAGATTACCGTCATCTGCGCACGCGCATCGGGCTCCAGCGCTATGGCGAGGACGAGATCGTCGCCAAGCTGACCGCGGCCGGCTTCGCTGTCCAGCGCGCCCACACCAATATCGGCCATAATCGCTGGCGCATGACCTTCATCGCGCGGCCGCCTCTGGTCCGTTAA
- the carB gene encoding carbamoyl-phosphate synthase large subunit has product MPKRTDITTILIIGAGPIVIGQACEFDYSGTQAVKTLKEEGYRIVLVNSNPATIMTDPELADATYIEPITPEIVAKIIEKERHVIPGGFALLPTMGGQTALNCALSLRRQGTLEKFDVEMIGATADAIDKAEDRQLFREAMTKIGLETPKSRLANASELKKSFRDKHRAEREKLSGAALEEHERQWVLGESDRRKRYQEYALGQALMALSEIGLPAIIRPSFTMGGTGGGIAYNKEEFLDIIERGLDASPTNEVLIEESVLGWKEYEMEVVRDKKDNCIIVCSIENLDPMGVHTGDSITVAPALTLTDKEYQIMRDASLAVLREIGVETGGSNVQFGVNPEDGRMVVIEMNPRVSRSSALASKATGFPIAKVAAKLAVGYTLDEIANDITGGATPASFEPTIDYVVTKIPRFAFEKFPGASTTLTTSMKSVGEVMAIGRTFQESLQKALRGLETGLTGLDEIEIEGLGQHDDKNAIRAALGTPTPNRLLQVAQAMRLGWSNEDIFNSCKIDPWFLSEMRGIVDMEEKVRKDGLPGNAFGMRTLKAMGFSDARLAVLAETTEADVTAKRHALGVRPVYKRIDTCAAEFASPTAYMYSTYEALFAGAPADESSPSDKKKVIILGGGPNRIGQGIEFDYCCCHACFALHDAGYESIMVNCNPETVSTDYDTADRLYFEPLTAEDVLEIIAKERTNGTLHGVIVQFGGQTPLKLARALEAAEVPILGTSPDAIDLAEDRDRFKRVLDKLRLKQPKNGIAYSVEQARLVATDLGLPLVVRPSYVLGGRAMQIIREENQLSDYLLGTLPELVPADVKARYPNDKTGQINTVLGKNPLLFDRYLSDATEIDVDCLCDGKDTFIVGIMEHIEEAGIHSGDSACSLPPHSLDARMIEELERQTRELALGLDVVGLMNVQYAIKDGEIYVLEVNPRASRTVPFVAKVVGTPVAKIAARIMAGEKLADFKLKKADFKHVGVKESVFPFARFPGVDTVLGPEMRSTGEVMGIDSSFAIAFAKSQLGGGTRVPRKGTVFVSVRESDKTRIAEAVRELHSLGFKVLATSGTARFLTDQGIPTERVNKVLEGRPHIVDAITNGDVQLVLNTTEGPQALADSRSLRRAALLHKVPYYTTLSGAVAAAQGIRAYLGGDLEVRTLQSYFSET; this is encoded by the coding sequence ATGCCCAAACGTACAGACATCACCACCATCCTGATCATCGGCGCTGGTCCCATCGTGATCGGCCAGGCCTGCGAGTTCGACTATTCGGGCACGCAAGCGGTGAAGACGCTGAAGGAAGAGGGCTATCGCATCGTCCTCGTCAATTCCAATCCGGCCACCATCATGACCGATCCGGAATTGGCCGACGCCACCTATATCGAGCCGATCACGCCCGAGATCGTCGCAAAAATCATCGAGAAGGAACGTCACGTCATTCCCGGCGGCTTCGCGCTGCTGCCGACCATGGGCGGACAGACCGCGCTGAACTGCGCGCTGTCGCTGCGCCGGCAGGGCACGCTGGAAAAGTTCGACGTCGAGATGATCGGCGCGACCGCTGACGCCATCGACAAGGCGGAAGACCGTCAGCTGTTCCGCGAGGCCATGACCAAGATTGGACTTGAGACGCCAAAGTCGCGGCTCGCCAACGCGTCCGAGTTGAAGAAGTCCTTCCGCGACAAGCACCGGGCCGAACGCGAGAAGCTGTCGGGTGCCGCCCTCGAGGAACACGAACGGCAATGGGTGCTCGGCGAAAGCGACCGCCGCAAGCGCTACCAGGAATATGCGCTCGGCCAGGCGCTGATGGCGCTGTCCGAGATCGGCCTGCCCGCGATCATCCGTCCTTCCTTCACGATGGGCGGCACCGGCGGCGGCATTGCCTACAACAAGGAAGAGTTCCTCGACATCATCGAGCGCGGCCTGGATGCGTCTCCGACCAACGAAGTGCTGATCGAAGAATCCGTGCTCGGCTGGAAAGAGTACGAGATGGAGGTCGTGCGCGACAAGAAAGACAATTGCATCATTGTCTGCTCGATCGAGAACCTCGATCCGATGGGCGTGCACACGGGCGACTCCATCACGGTCGCGCCGGCGCTGACGCTGACCGACAAGGAATACCAGATCATGCGCGACGCCTCGCTGGCGGTGCTGCGCGAGATCGGCGTCGAGACCGGCGGCTCCAACGTGCAGTTCGGCGTCAATCCCGAAGACGGCCGCATGGTCGTGATCGAGATGAATCCGCGCGTGTCGCGGTCGTCCGCACTGGCCTCGAAGGCCACCGGCTTTCCGATCGCAAAGGTCGCCGCCAAGCTCGCGGTCGGCTACACGCTGGACGAGATCGCCAACGACATCACCGGCGGCGCGACGCCGGCCTCGTTCGAGCCGACCATCGACTACGTCGTCACCAAGATTCCGCGCTTCGCCTTCGAGAAATTCCCGGGCGCATCGACCACGCTGACCACGTCGATGAAGTCGGTCGGCGAAGTGATGGCGATCGGCCGTACCTTCCAGGAGAGCCTGCAGAAGGCGCTGCGCGGACTCGAGACCGGCCTGACCGGGCTCGACGAGATCGAGATCGAGGGGCTAGGCCAGCACGACGACAAGAACGCGATCCGCGCCGCGCTCGGCACGCCGACGCCGAACCGGCTGCTCCAGGTCGCCCAGGCCATGCGGCTCGGCTGGTCGAACGAGGACATCTTCAACTCCTGCAAGATCGATCCGTGGTTCCTCAGCGAGATGCGCGGCATCGTCGACATGGAGGAGAAGGTCCGGAAGGACGGCCTGCCGGGCAACGCCTTCGGCATGCGCACGCTCAAGGCCATGGGCTTCTCCGATGCGCGGCTCGCTGTGCTCGCCGAGACGACGGAAGCTGACGTGACGGCGAAGCGCCACGCACTCGGCGTCCGCCCTGTCTACAAGCGCATCGACACCTGCGCAGCCGAGTTCGCGTCGCCGACCGCCTACATGTATTCGACCTATGAGGCGCTGTTTGCGGGCGCGCCCGCGGACGAGAGCTCGCCGTCGGACAAGAAGAAGGTCATCATCCTCGGCGGCGGGCCCAATCGGATCGGCCAGGGCATCGAGTTCGACTATTGCTGCTGTCACGCCTGCTTCGCACTGCATGACGCCGGCTACGAATCCATCATGGTCAACTGCAACCCCGAGACGGTGTCGACCGACTACGACACCGCCGACCGGCTCTATTTCGAGCCGCTCACGGCCGAGGACGTGCTGGAGATCATCGCGAAGGAACGCACGAACGGCACGCTGCACGGCGTGATCGTGCAGTTCGGCGGCCAGACCCCGCTGAAGCTGGCGCGAGCGCTGGAAGCCGCCGAAGTGCCGATCCTCGGCACCTCGCCCGACGCCATCGACCTTGCCGAAGACCGCGACCGCTTCAAGCGCGTGCTCGACAAGCTCCGGCTGAAGCAGCCGAAGAACGGCATCGCCTATTCGGTCGAGCAGGCGCGCCTGGTCGCAACCGATCTCGGCCTGCCGCTGGTGGTGCGCCCGTCCTACGTGCTCGGCGGCCGCGCGATGCAGATCATCCGCGAGGAGAACCAGCTCAGCGACTATTTGCTCGGCACGCTGCCGGAGCTGGTGCCGGCCGACGTCAAGGCACGCTACCCGAACGACAAGACCGGGCAGATCAACACCGTGCTCGGCAAGAACCCACTGCTGTTCGACCGCTATCTCTCAGATGCAACGGAGATCGACGTCGACTGCCTCTGCGACGGCAAGGACACCTTCATCGTCGGCATCATGGAGCACATCGAGGAAGCCGGCATCCATTCCGGTGACAGCGCCTGCTCGCTGCCGCCGCACTCGCTCGATGCCAGGATGATCGAGGAGCTGGAGCGGCAGACGCGTGAGCTGGCGCTCGGCCTCGACGTCGTCGGCCTGATGAATGTGCAGTATGCGATCAAGGACGGCGAGATCTACGTGCTCGAAGTCAATCCGCGCGCCTCGCGCACGGTGCCCTTCGTCGCCAAGGTGGTCGGCACGCCGGTCGCCAAGATCGCAGCGCGCATCATGGCCGGCGAGAAGCTCGCCGACTTCAAGCTGAAGAAGGCGGACTTCAAGCATGTCGGCGTGAAGGAATCGGTGTTTCCGTTCGCCCGCTTCCCCGGCGTCGACACGGTGCTCGGCCCCGAGATGCGCTCGACCGGCGAGGTCATGGGCATCGACAGCTCCTTCGCGATAGCCTTTGCCAAGAGTCAGCTCGGCGGCGGCACGCGGGTGCCGCGCAAGGGCACGGTGTTCGTCTCGGTTCGCGAGAGCGACAAGACGCGCATCGCCGAGGCCGTTCGCGAATTGCATTCGCTCGGCTTCAAGGTGCTGGCGACATCGGGCACGGCGCGCTTCCTGACCGATCAGGGCATCCCGACCGAGAGGGTCAACAAGGTGCTTGAGGGACGGCCGCACATCGTCGATGCCATCACCAATGGCGACGTCCAGCTCGTCCTCAACACCACCGAGGGCCCGCAGGCGCTCGCCGACAGCCGCTCGCTGCGGCGCGCGGCCCTCTTGCATAAAGTGCCGTATTACACCACTCTTTCCGGGGCCGTGGCGGCCGCGCAGGGCATCCGCGCCTATCTGGGCGGGGACCTTGAGGTTCGTACCCTGCAGAGCTACTTTTCGGAAACCTGA
- a CDS encoding MFS transporter, with protein sequence MSVFWLALAAFAIGTEGFVIAGLLPSIAADLSISVPAAGQLVTAYALTYAVGSPILAVTLNNIDRRTVLALALTTFIAGNLVATVASSYALLLASRMLMALGSGLCMPTALAVSVAVAAPERRGRAVALVTSGLTVATVIGVPLGNLVGSLLGWRATFAMVALIGAVALAGLLLGLPRGLPRNTASLSERLAVARHSNVVIALLITILWAVGGFTVFTYFAVPLHGLGFDAAQISLALLVFGGAAAIGNMLGGVLADRLGTLATAGLGLAGMASALILHSLVLKLMPGQAHYAVLGAIFLWGISGWAFYPAQIASIIRIEPQASMIALSLNASAMYLGFAIGGALGGAVLATLSPTDLGWIGGSSVAASLLVHLARGWQARPKPVKIAG encoded by the coding sequence ATGAGCGTGTTCTGGCTGGCTCTCGCGGCCTTCGCGATTGGTACCGAAGGCTTTGTCATTGCAGGGCTTTTGCCGTCGATCGCCGCCGATCTTTCGATTTCCGTCCCTGCCGCCGGCCAATTGGTCACCGCCTACGCCCTCACCTATGCGGTGGGTTCGCCGATCCTGGCGGTGACGCTGAACAATATCGACCGCCGCACCGTGCTGGCCCTGGCGCTGACGACCTTCATCGCCGGAAATCTCGTCGCGACGGTGGCTTCCAGCTACGCCCTGCTGCTGGCCTCCCGCATGCTGATGGCGCTGGGCTCCGGACTATGCATGCCGACGGCGCTCGCCGTATCGGTGGCCGTCGCCGCGCCCGAACGGCGCGGCCGCGCTGTGGCGCTGGTCACCTCGGGCCTCACGGTTGCGACCGTGATCGGCGTCCCGCTCGGCAATCTCGTCGGCAGCCTGCTCGGCTGGCGCGCGACCTTTGCCATGGTGGCCTTGATCGGCGCGGTTGCGCTTGCCGGCCTGCTGCTTGGCTTGCCCCGCGGCCTGCCGCGCAACACCGCCTCGCTCAGCGAACGGCTGGCGGTGGCGCGTCACAGCAATGTCGTGATTGCGCTTCTGATCACGATCTTATGGGCGGTCGGCGGCTTCACCGTGTTCACCTATTTCGCGGTCCCGTTGCACGGCCTCGGCTTCGACGCCGCGCAGATCAGCCTCGCGCTGCTGGTGTTCGGCGGCGCCGCCGCCATCGGGAATATGCTGGGCGGTGTCCTGGCCGACCGGCTCGGCACGCTCGCCACTGCAGGCCTCGGGCTCGCCGGCATGGCGAGCGCCCTGATCCTGCATTCGCTGGTCCTGAAGTTGATGCCCGGACAGGCGCATTATGCGGTGCTGGGCGCGATCTTCCTCTGGGGCATCTCGGGCTGGGCGTTCTATCCGGCTCAGATCGCCAGCATCATCCGGATCGAGCCGCAGGCCTCGATGATCGCACTCTCGCTCAACGCCTCCGCCATGTATCTCGGCTTTGCCATCGGCGGGGCCCTGGGTGGCGCGGTGCTGGCCACCCTTTCGCCTACTGATCTTGGCTGGATCGGCGGATCGAGCGTTGCGGCCTCGCTGCTGGTGCATCTCGCCCGTGGCTGGCAGGCACGGCCAAAACCCGTCAAAATTGCCGGTTAA
- a CDS encoding cupin domain-containing protein: protein MSVISDNAEPLAIVFEDDGLVPNNILPFLVYQGAVKLDSRRPEATIENLFEANNWGGTWRNGVYDYLHYHATVHEVLGVARGSARVRFGGDHGQELEIKAGDVAILPAGTGHQCIRASDDFCIIGAYPPGSKMVVTRATPENHARALKTIPEVALPPADPVTGKNGALMRLWSRP, encoded by the coding sequence ATGTCCGTTATCAGCGACAATGCCGAGCCACTCGCCATCGTGTTCGAAGATGACGGGCTCGTGCCCAACAACATCCTTCCCTTCCTGGTCTATCAGGGTGCGGTGAAGCTCGATTCCAGGCGTCCCGAGGCGACCATCGAAAATCTGTTCGAAGCGAACAACTGGGGCGGCACGTGGCGCAATGGCGTCTACGACTATCTGCACTATCACGCGACGGTGCATGAGGTGCTCGGCGTTGCGCGCGGAAGTGCCCGCGTCCGCTTCGGCGGCGATCATGGCCAGGAGCTGGAGATCAAGGCAGGCGACGTCGCGATCCTGCCGGCCGGCACGGGGCATCAGTGCATCAGGGCGAGCGACGATTTCTGCATCATCGGCGCATATCCGCCGGGATCGAAGATGGTGGTGACGCGGGCAACGCCGGAGAACCATGCCAGGGCACTGAAGACGATTCCCGAGGTCGCGCTGCCGCCGGCCGATCCGGTGACGGGCAAGAACGGGGCGTTGATGAGGCTGTGGAGCCGGCCATAA
- a CDS encoding epoxide hydrolase family protein, which produces MTGAIKPFRIAISDDILTDLKSRLARTRWPEAELVDDWSQGAPLKWIQEICAYWANGYDWRAREAKLNRFDQFITEIDGLDIHFLHARSREPSALPLIITHGWPGSIVEFQKVIAPLVDPAAHGGNPADAFHVVCPSLPGFGFSAKPKTTGWGVDRIAATWAKLMDRLGYARYGAQGGDWGSAVTTSLGAQDAEHCAGIHITLAFNAAPKVEGEPTAEEKRALAGLKHYVDLDSGYSKQQSTRPQTLGYGLTDSPSGQAAWILEKFWAWTDCDGDPENIFDKDELLDNVMLYWATETATSSARLYWESFGKRRTTPKVNVPTGVAVFPKEIITPVRRWMEPNFPNITHWSEMEKGGHFAAFEQPELYVGDVRKFFQTVRR; this is translated from the coding sequence ATGACCGGCGCCATCAAACCGTTTCGCATCGCCATCAGCGACGACATTCTCACCGACCTCAAATCGCGCCTCGCCCGCACGCGCTGGCCGGAGGCGGAGCTGGTCGACGACTGGAGCCAGGGCGCGCCGCTGAAATGGATCCAGGAGATCTGCGCCTACTGGGCCAATGGCTATGACTGGCGCGCCCGCGAGGCAAAGCTCAACCGCTTCGACCAGTTCATCACCGAGATCGACGGGCTCGACATCCACTTCCTGCATGCGCGCTCGAGGGAGCCGTCGGCGCTGCCGCTGATCATCACCCATGGCTGGCCGGGGTCGATCGTCGAATTCCAGAAAGTGATCGCGCCGCTGGTCGATCCGGCCGCGCATGGCGGTAATCCCGCGGATGCGTTTCATGTGGTGTGTCCGTCGCTGCCGGGCTTTGGCTTCTCCGCCAAGCCAAAGACCACCGGTTGGGGCGTCGACCGCATCGCCGCGACCTGGGCGAAGCTGATGGATCGGCTCGGTTACGCGCGTTACGGCGCGCAGGGCGGCGACTGGGGCTCGGCGGTGACGACATCGCTGGGCGCACAGGACGCCGAGCATTGCGCCGGCATCCACATCACGCTCGCTTTCAACGCGGCGCCGAAGGTCGAGGGCGAGCCGACGGCGGAAGAGAAGCGCGCGCTCGCGGGCCTGAAGCATTATGTCGATCTCGATTCCGGCTATTCCAAGCAGCAATCGACGCGGCCGCAGACGCTCGGCTATGGCCTGACGGATTCGCCGAGTGGGCAGGCGGCCTGGATTTTGGAAAAATTCTGGGCCTGGACCGATTGCGACGGCGATCCCGAAAACATTTTTGACAAGGACGAGCTGCTCGACAACGTCATGCTCTATTGGGCGACGGAGACGGCGACCTCCTCCGCGCGGCTCTACTGGGAGAGTTTTGGCAAGCGCCGCACTACGCCCAAAGTCAACGTGCCGACCGGCGTGGCCGTGTTCCCCAAGGAGATCATCACGCCGGTCAGGCGCTGGATGGAGCCGAACTTTCCTAACATCACGCACTGGAGCGAGATGGAGAAGGGCGGGCATTTCGCCGCATTCGAGCAGCCGGAGCTGTATGTTGGCGACGTCAGGAAATTCTTCCAGACGGTGCGCCGTTAG
- the carA gene encoding glutamine-hydrolyzing carbamoyl-phosphate synthase small subunit — protein MTQHDNDTAWPDHKPTALLVLADGTVLEGFGLGAEGHAVGEVCFNTAMTGYEEILTDPSYAGQLITFTFPHIGNVGTNEEDIETVNMAATPGARGVILRTAITDPSNYRATKHLDAWLKARGIIGLSGIDTRALTALIRSKGMPNAVIAHARNGEFDLHGMKEEAREWPGLEGMDLVPMVTSGQRFTWDETPWLWDKGFGRQDKPEFNVVAIDYGIKRNILRLLAGVGCKVTVVPATTSSEDILAMKPDGVFLSNGPGDPAATGKYAVPVIRDVIKSGTPTFGICLGHQMLGLAVGAKTKKMHQGHHGANHPVKDETTGKVEITSMNHGFAVDEATLPKGATQTHISLFDGSNCGIQLDGKPVFSVQYHPEASPGPRDSHYLFQRFADLMRQKKSA, from the coding sequence ATGACACAACATGACAACGATACCGCCTGGCCGGACCACAAACCGACCGCGCTCCTCGTGCTCGCCGATGGCACGGTGCTCGAAGGCTTCGGTCTCGGCGCAGAAGGCCATGCCGTCGGTGAGGTCTGCTTCAACACCGCGATGACCGGCTATGAGGAGATCCTCACCGATCCCTCCTACGCCGGCCAGCTCATCACCTTCACCTTCCCGCATATCGGCAATGTCGGTACCAACGAGGAAGACATCGAGACGGTGAACATGGCCGCGACGCCGGGCGCGCGCGGCGTGATCCTGCGCACCGCGATCACCGATCCCTCGAACTACCGCGCCACCAAGCATCTCGACGCCTGGCTCAAGGCCCGCGGCATCATCGGCCTGTCCGGCATCGACACCCGCGCATTGACCGCGCTGATCCGCAGCAAGGGCATGCCCAACGCCGTGATCGCGCATGCCAGGAACGGCGAGTTCGACCTGCATGGCATGAAGGAAGAAGCGCGCGAATGGCCGGGCCTCGAGGGCATGGACCTGGTGCCGATGGTCACCTCGGGCCAGCGCTTCACCTGGGACGAGACGCCCTGGCTGTGGGACAAGGGTTTTGGCCGCCAGGACAAGCCCGAGTTCAACGTCGTCGCCATCGACTACGGCATCAAGCGCAACATCCTGCGCCTGCTCGCCGGTGTCGGCTGCAAGGTGACGGTGGTGCCGGCGACGACCTCATCGGAAGACATTCTGGCGATGAAGCCGGACGGCGTGTTCCTGTCCAACGGCCCCGGCGATCCGGCCGCGACGGGCAAATACGCGGTGCCGGTGATCCGGGACGTGATCAAGTCGGGCACACCGACGTTCGGCATCTGCCTCGGTCACCAGATGCTCGGCCTCGCCGTCGGCGCCAAGACCAAGAAGATGCATCAGGGCCATCACGGCGCCAATCATCCCGTGAAGGACGAGACCACCGGCAAGGTCGAGATCACCTCGATGAACCACGGTTTTGCAGTGGACGAGGCGACGCTGCCGAAGGGCGCGACGCAGACCCACATCTCGCTGTTCGACGGATCCAATTGCGGCATTCAGCTCGACGGCAAGCCGGTGTTCTCGGTGCAGTACCACCCCGAGGCCTCGCCGGGCCCGCGCGACTCGCACTATCTGTTCCAGCGCTTCGCGGATCTGATGCGGCAGAAGAAGAGCGCGTAA
- a CDS encoding ArsR/SmtB family transcription factor: protein MSRTPLHPTREQIELPMVLDCLSDPIRLAIVYQLAQQERVSSELCCGDFSGLSGKSNLAYHFAKLRECGLMLTRVAGTNRFMRLRREDLDARFPGLLDAVLSSAAKDADRLQLLSECETVEVD from the coding sequence ATGAGCCGCACGCCCCTTCATCCCACCCGCGAGCAGATCGAGCTGCCGATGGTTCTGGATTGCCTGAGCGATCCGATCCGGTTGGCCATCGTCTATCAGCTCGCCCAGCAGGAACGTGTCAGCAGCGAACTCTGCTGTGGCGACTTCAGCGGCCTTTCCGGCAAATCCAACCTCGCCTACCATTTCGCCAAGCTGCGCGAATGCGGCCTGATGCTGACGCGCGTGGCGGGCACCAACCGGTTCATGCGGCTCCGCCGCGAGGATCTGGACGCACGCTTTCCGGGGCTGCTCGATGCTGTCCTCAGCTCCGCAGCCAAGGATGCCGACCGGCTACAGCTGCTGTCGGAGTGCGAAACGGTCGAAGTGGATTGA
- a CDS encoding alpha/beta fold hydrolase — MDQTTPLLLVPGLASSARIYASVIPALWRFGPVMIANHIRDDSMAAIARRVLSEAPPRFALAGHSMGGYIALEIMRQAPERVLKLALINTQARPDTPEATARRRGLMERARRGELRAAREEMFPELVHPSRCDDAGIRKLVHEQGEDVGVEGYLRQQTAIIARVDSRPTLATIKCPTLVLTGDQDNTIPNAFSKEMAEGIAGARLVILERCGHLPQPEQPEATTRALVEWMGAPVVSGPRTA, encoded by the coding sequence ATGGACCAGACCACCCCGCTTCTGCTGGTTCCGGGGTTGGCCTCCTCGGCCCGGATCTACGCCTCGGTGATCCCGGCACTCTGGCGGTTCGGCCCGGTGATGATTGCCAACCATATTCGCGACGACAGCATGGCGGCGATCGCCCGGCGCGTGCTGAGCGAGGCTCCGCCGCGCTTTGCGCTCGCCGGTCACTCCATGGGCGGCTACATCGCGCTCGAGATCATGCGCCAGGCGCCCGAGCGGGTTTTGAAGCTCGCGCTGATCAATACCCAGGCTCGGCCCGATACACCGGAAGCGACCGCGCGCCGCCGCGGCCTGATGGAGCGGGCCAGGCGCGGCGAGCTGCGCGCAGCGCGCGAGGAGATGTTTCCGGAGCTGGTGCATCCCTCGCGATGCGACGATGCCGGCATTCGAAAGCTCGTGCATGAGCAGGGCGAGGACGTCGGCGTCGAAGGCTATCTGCGGCAGCAAACCGCGATCATTGCGCGGGTGGATTCGCGGCCGACGCTGGCGACGATCAAATGCCCGACGCTGGTGCTGACGGGCGATCAGGACAACACGATTCCGAACGCGTTCTCCAAGGAGATGGCGGAGGGCATAGCGGGCGCGAGACTGGTGATCCTCGAGCGTTGCGGGCACCTGCCGCAGCCGGAGCAGCCCGAGGCGACGACGCGGGCGCTGGTCGAATGGATGGGAGCCCCGGTTGTCTCAGGGCCGCGAACGGCCTAG
- a CDS encoding GatB/YqeY domain-containing protein, which produces MLRDDINNAVKEAMKAKEERKLSTLRMVNSTIKNADIEARGNGKPPLSDADLLGVFQKMIKQRQESVELYDKGGRAELAAQEREEIAVISAYLPKQMSDDEVKKAIADAIAETGAAGMKDMGKVIAVLRAKYAGQMDFGKASGLVKAALTG; this is translated from the coding sequence ATGCTGCGCGACGACATCAACAACGCGGTCAAGGAGGCCATGAAGGCCAAGGAGGAGCGCAAGCTGTCCACCCTGCGCATGGTCAACTCGACCATCAAGAACGCCGACATCGAGGCGCGCGGCAACGGCAAGCCGCCGCTGTCGGATGCCGACCTGCTCGGCGTCTTCCAGAAGATGATCAAGCAGCGCCAGGAGTCGGTCGAGCTTTACGACAAGGGCGGCCGCGCCGAGCTCGCTGCCCAAGAGCGCGAGGAAATCGCGGTGATCTCGGCCTACCTGCCGAAGCAGATGTCGGACGACGAGGTGAAGAAGGCGATCGCGGACGCCATCGCCGAGACGGGCGCTGCCGGCATGAAGGACATGGGCAAGGTGATCGCGGTGTTGCGCGCGAAGTACGCCGGTCAGATGGATTTCGGCAAGGCCAGTGGCCTCGTGAAGGCCGCGCTGACGGGCTAG
- a CDS encoding Dps family protein codes for MSKAPTKVSPDLDTPTDLSPDGVKKVSEALNVLLADAFALYLKTKNFHWHISGRHFRDYHLLLDEQSDQIFATTDQLAERVRKIGGTTLKSIGQVAKLQTIKDNNEDYVPPREMLRELMQDNKHVAAAMRKAHDVCDDAGDVASASILENFIDETERRTWFLFEATRQEGGNEA; via the coding sequence GTGAGCAAAGCCCCCACCAAGGTCTCGCCCGATCTCGATACCCCCACCGATCTGTCGCCCGATGGGGTCAAGAAGGTCTCTGAGGCGCTCAACGTGCTTTTGGCTGATGCGTTCGCGCTCTATCTGAAGACCAAGAATTTCCACTGGCACATCAGCGGCCGGCATTTCCGCGACTATCATCTGCTGCTCGACGAGCAGTCCGACCAGATCTTCGCCACCACCGACCAGCTCGCCGAACGCGTCCGCAAGATCGGCGGCACCACGCTGAAGTCGATCGGCCAGGTCGCCAAACTCCAGACCATCAAGGACAACAACGAGGACTACGTCCCGCCGCGCGAGATGCTGCGCGAGCTGATGCAGGACAACAAGCACGTCGCCGCCGCGATGCGTAAGGCGCACGACGTTTGCGACGACGCCGGCGATGTCGCCAGCGCCAGCATCCTCGAAAACTTTATCGACGAGACCGAGCGCCGGACGTGGTTCCTGTTCGAGGCCACCCGCCAGGAAGGCGGCAACGAGGCGTAA